In the Astatotilapia calliptera chromosome 5, fAstCal1.2, whole genome shotgun sequence genome, one interval contains:
- the cse1l gene encoding LOW QUALITY PROTEIN: exportin-2 (The sequence of the model RefSeq protein was modified relative to this genomic sequence to represent the inferred CDS: substituted 1 base at 1 genomic stop codon), whose amino-acid sequence MELNDANLQTLTQFLRKTLDPDPTVRRPAEKFLESVEGNQNYPLLLLTLLEKSQDNVIRVCAAVTFKNYIKRNWRIVEDEPNKISDPDRTAIKANIVNLMLSSPEQIQKQLSDAISIIGREDFPQKWPDLLTEMVTRFRSGDFHIINGVLRTAHSLFKRYRHEFKSNELWSEIKLVLDTFALPLTELFKATIELCQTHATDVNALKVLFSSLTLIAKLFYSLNFQDLPEFFEDHMETWMTNFHGLLTLDNKLLQTDVSYLLLYIYCNIVXSLIAKKYVSHVSLYTARFVTAIWNLLVSTGQEVKYDLLVSNAIQFLASVCERPHYKHLFEDQNTLTSICEKVIVPNMEFRSADEEAFEDNSEEYIRRDLEGSDIDTRRRAACDLVRGLCKFFEGPVTAIFSGYVNSMLAEYAKTPRENWKHKDAAIYLVTSLASKAQTQKHGITQANELVNLTEFFVNHILPDLKSPNVNEFPVLKADAIKYVMIFRSQLPKEQLLQAVPLLITHLQAESTVEHTYAAHALERLFTMRGPNNTTLITAAEMAPCTEQLLNNLFKALAFPGSAENEYIMKAIMRSFSLLQESIVPYIPTLIGQLTHKLLQVSKNPSKPHFNHYLFESLCLSVRITCKANPATVSSFEEALFPVFTEILQNDVQEFLPYVFQVMSLLLEIHSNSIPASYMALFPHLLQPVLWERTGNIPPLVRLLQAYLEKGGETIARSAADKIPGLLGVFQKLIASKANDHQGFYLLNSIIEHMPPESLIQYRKQIFILLFQRLQGSKTTKFIKSFLVFVNLYCVKYGAIALQEIFDSIQPKMFGMVLEKIVIPEVQKVSGPVEKKICAVGITKILTECPAMMDTEYTKLWTPLLQALIGFFELPEDDSIPDDEHFIDIEDTPGYQTAFSQLAFAGKKEHDPIGDAVGNPKILLAQSLHKLSTACPGRVPSMLSTSLNAEALQFLQGYLQAATVQLV is encoded by the exons ATGGAGCTGAATGATGCGAACCTACAGACCCTGACTCAGTTCCTAAGAAAAACCCTCGACCCAGATCCAACAGTCAGACGTCCTG CTGAAAAGTTTCTTGAATCTGTAGAAGGAAACCAGAACTATCCACTGTTACTTCTCACGTTGCTGGAGAAGTCCCAGGACAACGTGATCCGCGTCTGTGCTGCTGTGACATTCAAAAATTATATAAAGAGAAACTGGAGAATT GTTGAAGATGAACCCAACAAAATCTCTGATCCTGACCGAACGGCAATAAAAGCAAACATTGTAAATTTGATGCTGAGCAGCCCGGAACAGATACAGAAACAG TTAAGTGATGCCATCAGCATCATAGGACGTGAAGACTTTCCACAAAAATGGCCAGACCTTCTAACAGAGATGGTGACTCGCTTCAGAAGTGGAGATTTCCACATCATCAACGGTGTGCTGCGCACTGCACATTCACTCTTCAAGAG gtATCGCCATGAGTTCAAGTCAAATGAGCTTTGGTCTGAGATAAAACTGGTTCTGGACACGTTTGCGCTACCTCTGACTGAACTATTCAAG GCCACAATCGAGCTGTGTCAAACTCATGCTACAGATGTCAATGCCTTGAAGGTCCTCTTCTCATCACTCACACTTATCGCCAAGCTTTTCTACAGTCTTAACTTTCAG GACCTTCCAGAGTTTTTTGAAGACCATATGGAAACCTGGATGACCAATTTCCATGGCCTACTGACTTTGGATAATAAACTTTTACAAACAGATGTGAGTTATCTTCTCCTTTACATTTACTGCAACATAGTTTAATCACTTATTGCCAAAAAGTATGTTTCTCATGTTT CTCTATATACCGCACGCTTTGTTACTGCAATCTGGAACCTTCTAGTTTCTACTGGCCAGGAAGTCAAATATGACCTG CTCGTAAGCAATGCTATCCAGTTCTTGGCATCGGTCTGTGAAAGGCCACACTATAAGCATCTGTTTGAGGACCAGAATACACTCACAAGCATTTGTGAGAAGGTCATTGTGCCCAACATGGAGTTCAGAA GTGCGGATGAGGAGGCCTTTGAAGATAACTCAGAGGAGTACATCCGAAGAGACCTGGAGGGATCTG ACATCGACACTCGCCGTAGGGCTGCGTGTGATTTGGTGAGAGGACTTTGTAAATTTTTTGAGGGACCAGTCACAGCAATCTTCTCCGGCTACGTGAACTCGATGCTGGCCGAGTACGCCAAGACACCTCGGGAGAACTGGAAACACAAGGATGCTGCCATCTATTTGGTCACATCGCTGGCATCGAAAGCCCAGACACAAAAG CATGGAATAACACAAGCCAACGAACTGGTGAATCTGACAGAGTTCTTTGTGAACCACATTCTCCCTGATTTAAAATCCCCCAATG TTAATGAGTTCCCAGTGCTGAAGGCTGATGCCATCAAGTATGTCATGATCTTCAGAAGCCAG ctTCCTaaagagcagctgctgcaggcAGTCCCTCTACTAATAACTCACCTGCAGGCAGAGAGCACAGTGGAGCACACTTATGCTGCACATGCTTTGGAGAGACTGTTCACTATGAGGGGACCCAACAACACAACACT TATCACTGCTGCAGAGATGGCACCCTGTACTGAACAGCTGCTCAACAACTTGTTCAAGGCATTGGCTTTTCCTGGTTCTGCAGAAAATGAATACATTATGAAAG CCATCATGCGCAGCTTCTCCCTGCTGCAGGAGTCCATTGTTCCCTACATCCCTACGCTGATTGGTCAGCTCACTCATAAGCTTCTCCAAGTCAGCAAG AATCCCAGCAAACCTCACTTTAACCACTACCTGTTTGAGTCCCTGTGCCTGTCTGTCCGCATCACCTGCAAGGCGAACCCCGCTACAGTCAGCAGTTTTGAGGAAGCACTCTTCCCCGTCTTCACGGAGATCCTCCAGAACGATGTTCAGG AGTTTCTTCCATATGTGTTCCAGGTGATGTCTCTCCTCCTAGAGATCCACTCTAACTCTATTCCCGCCTCCTATATGGCCTTATTCCCTCATTTGCTGCAGCCTGTACTTTGGGAACGAACAGGGAACATCCCCCCTCTGGTGCGCCTCCTTCAGGCTTACCTGGAGAAGGGAGGTGAAACTATTGCTAGGTCTGCTGCTGATAAAATA CCTGGCTTGCTTGGAGTTTTCCAAAAGCTTATAGCATCCAAGGCCAATGATCATCAAGGATTTTACCTTCTCAACAGTATCATAGAGCACATGCCCCC AGAATCACTCATTCAGTACAGGAAACAGATCTTCATTTTGCTCTTCCAGAGGCTACAAGGTTCCAAAACCACCAAGTTCATCAAGA GTTTCCTGGTGTTTGTCAATTTGTATTGTGTCAAATATGGAGCTATAGCACTTCAGGAGATTTTTGACAGCATCCAGCCAAA AATGTTTGGTATGGTgctggagaaaattgttatTCCAGAGGTTCAGAAGGTGTCTGGACCAGTCGAGAAAAAGATCTGTGCTGTTGGCATTACAAAGATCCTCACTGAGTGTCCTGCAATGATGGACACGGAGTACACGAAACTCTG GACCCCACTGCTCCAGGCCCTCATCGGTTTCTTTGAGCTTCCTGAAGACGACAGCATCCCAGACGATGAGCACTTCATTGACATCGAAGACACACCGGGCTATCAGACTGCCTTCTCACAGCTGGCCTTTGCCGGGAAGAAGGAGCACGACCCAATTGGAGATGCTGTTGGCAATCCAAAAATCCTGCTGGCCCAGTCACTGCACAAGCTTTCTACTGCCTGCCCTGGAAGG GTTCCTTCAATGCTGAGCACGAGTCTGAATGCAGAAGCTCTCCAGTTCCTGCAGGGCTACTTACAGGCGGCTACTGTGCAGCTGGTTTAA
- the LOC113022496 gene encoding retinol dehydrogenase 10-B-like isoform X1, which yields MIVLVDLLLMLIDLTGSILSAILQTFLRPRLKCIDGELCLITGAGGALGRLFALEFAKEGAHLVLWDCNAAANEQTARLVRELGVRVHTYTVDLSKRRNIYETANRVRAEVGHVSIMVNNAGVVAGRRLLDCPDELLERTLLVNCHALFWMTKAFLPRMKEQNHGHIVTVASALGLFSTACVEDYCASKFGAVGFHESLTHELIAEDLNGIKTTLVCPYIVDTGMFAGCEIRKELRSIIPPLEPLYTVQQSMKAILAEQQMICIPRLMYIPFLARALLPWEANVATYRFMGGDKCMLPFIKNIEMKTSNGHTKLC from the exons ATGATTGTGTTAGTAGACTTGTTGCTGATGCTAATCGACCTAACCGGCTCTATCCTGAGTGCCATCCTGCAGACTTTCCTTCGGCCGAGGCTTAAATGCATCGATGGGGAGCTGTGTCTGATCACGGGAGCCGGGGGCGCGCTGGGTCGGCTGTTCGCCCTGGAGTTTGCCAAAGAGGGGGCCCACCTGGTGCTGTGGGACTGCAACGCGGCTGCCAACGAGCAGACTGCCAGGCTGGTGCGAGAACTGGGCGTCCGGGTGCACACCTACACGGTGGACCTGTCCAAGCGTCGGAACATTTACGAGACAGCGAACCGGGTGAGAGCGGAGGTCGGGCATGTCTCCATAATGGTCAACAACGCAGGCGTAGTGGCTGGACGGAGGCTGCTGGACTGTCCGGATGAGCTTCTGGAGAGGACTCTGCTGGTGAACTGCCACGCGCTTTTCTGG ATGACGAAAGCGTTCCTGCCACGGATGAAAGAACAAAATCACGGCCACATCGTGACCGTCGCCAGTGCACTTGGACTGTTCAGCACTGCCTGCGTTGAG GATTACTGTGCTAGTAAATTTGGAGCTGTTGGATTCCACGAGTCACTGACACATGAGTTGATAGCAGAAGACCTGAATGGCATCAAAACCACTTTAGTATGTCCTTATATTGTAGACACAGGGATGTTCGCAGGCTGTGAAATCAG GAAAGAGCTTCGCAGCATAATTCCACCTCTTGAGCCTCTCTACACTGTGCAGCAGTCTATGAAAGCCATCCTAGCAGAACAGCAGATGATCTGCATTCCTCGTCTTATGTACATCCCCTTTCTTGCAAGAGC cTTACTACCTTGGGAGGCAAATGTTGCAACGTATCGCTTCATGGGAGGCGACAAGTGCATGCTACCATTCATCAAGAACATTGAAATGAAGACCTCCAACGGCCATACCAAATTGTGCTAA
- the LOC113022496 gene encoding retinol dehydrogenase 10-B-like isoform X2 — MLIDLTGSILSAILQTFLRPRLKCIDGELCLITGAGGALGRLFALEFAKEGAHLVLWDCNAAANEQTARLVRELGVRVHTYTVDLSKRRNIYETANRVRAEVGHVSIMVNNAGVVAGRRLLDCPDELLERTLLVNCHALFWMTKAFLPRMKEQNHGHIVTVASALGLFSTACVEDYCASKFGAVGFHESLTHELIAEDLNGIKTTLVCPYIVDTGMFAGCEIRKELRSIIPPLEPLYTVQQSMKAILAEQQMICIPRLMYIPFLARALLPWEANVATYRFMGGDKCMLPFIKNIEMKTSNGHTKLC; from the exons ATGCTAATCGACCTAACCGGCTCTATCCTGAGTGCCATCCTGCAGACTTTCCTTCGGCCGAGGCTTAAATGCATCGATGGGGAGCTGTGTCTGATCACGGGAGCCGGGGGCGCGCTGGGTCGGCTGTTCGCCCTGGAGTTTGCCAAAGAGGGGGCCCACCTGGTGCTGTGGGACTGCAACGCGGCTGCCAACGAGCAGACTGCCAGGCTGGTGCGAGAACTGGGCGTCCGGGTGCACACCTACACGGTGGACCTGTCCAAGCGTCGGAACATTTACGAGACAGCGAACCGGGTGAGAGCGGAGGTCGGGCATGTCTCCATAATGGTCAACAACGCAGGCGTAGTGGCTGGACGGAGGCTGCTGGACTGTCCGGATGAGCTTCTGGAGAGGACTCTGCTGGTGAACTGCCACGCGCTTTTCTGG ATGACGAAAGCGTTCCTGCCACGGATGAAAGAACAAAATCACGGCCACATCGTGACCGTCGCCAGTGCACTTGGACTGTTCAGCACTGCCTGCGTTGAG GATTACTGTGCTAGTAAATTTGGAGCTGTTGGATTCCACGAGTCACTGACACATGAGTTGATAGCAGAAGACCTGAATGGCATCAAAACCACTTTAGTATGTCCTTATATTGTAGACACAGGGATGTTCGCAGGCTGTGAAATCAG GAAAGAGCTTCGCAGCATAATTCCACCTCTTGAGCCTCTCTACACTGTGCAGCAGTCTATGAAAGCCATCCTAGCAGAACAGCAGATGATCTGCATTCCTCGTCTTATGTACATCCCCTTTCTTGCAAGAGC cTTACTACCTTGGGAGGCAAATGTTGCAACGTATCGCTTCATGGGAGGCGACAAGTGCATGCTACCATTCATCAAGAACATTGAAATGAAGACCTCCAACGGCCATACCAAATTGTGCTAA